A part of Bacillus rossius redtenbacheri isolate Brsri chromosome 1, Brsri_v3, whole genome shotgun sequence genomic DNA contains:
- the LOC134527462 gene encoding zinc finger BED domain-containing protein 4-like: protein MISLVSAHGAELSQKVHFCLEVLPFDGDLYTAVNIADNLLHIFEDWEIGNKVCAVVTDNASNMKCAIRDHLKLPNIPCLAHSVQLVLKDGLLNQRPVRELLAAFRSIVGHFSHSTAAKKILVDAQKKVNEPQHVLIQDIATRWDSTLHMLRRLVEQRLSITVALQNCSKFRCQITAENWLLAEQLVDLLTYFEDVTKTVSSEKASVADAIPLVNSLNHMLEMKIMEVKAVKGATKSFATDLKHSLGSRLGELEKTEIFLVATMLDPRYKHHPFQNPDSIETVKNSLNDSMTLQKCDQTSESTGTSRCAIASPGPSV, encoded by the coding sequence ATGATTTCATTAGTGTCAGCCCATGGAGCAGAGCTGTCTCAGAAGGTACATTTCTGCCTTGAAGTTTTACCTTTTGATGGTGATTTGTACACTGCAGTAAACATTGCAGACAATCTCTTGCACATATTTGAAGACTGGGAGATAGGCAATAAAGTATGTGCAGTTGTTACTGATAATGCATCTAATATGAAATGTGCCATAAGAGATCACCTCAAACTGCCTAATATTCCATGCTTAGCTCACAGTGTTCAGCTTGTACTCAAAGATGGGCTGCTGAATCAACGTCCAGTTCGTGAACTGCTTGCGGCATTCAGGAGCATTGTAGGGCATTTCAGTCATTCAACAGCggccaaaaaaattcttgtcGATGCACAGAAAAAGGTAAACGAACCTCAGCACGTACTTATTCAAGATATTGCGACACGATGGGACTCTACTCTTCATATGTTACGACGTCTTGTAGAACAGCGTCTTTCCATCACGGTTGCTCTCCAAAATTGCTCGAAGTTTAGGTGTCAGATTACAGCTGAAAATTGGTTGCTTGCCGAGCAATTAGTAGATCTTCTTACATACTTTGAAGATGTGACCAAGACAGTCAGCAGTGAAAAAGCATCTGTAGCAGATGCTATACCACTAGTCAACAGCCTAAATCACATGCTGGAAATGAAGATAATGGAGGTTAAAGCCGTTAAAGGTGCCACTAAATCTTTTGCAACCGATTTGAAACATTCACTCGGCTCACGTCTTGGTGAATTGGAAAAGACTGAGATTTTCCTAGTAGCTACGATGCTTGATCCTCGTTATAAACACCATCCATTCCAAAATCCTGACAGCATTGAAACAGTGAAAAATAGTTTGAATGATAGCATGACACTGCAAAAATGTGATCAGACTTCTGAGTCAACTGGCACTTCTAGATGTGCCATTGCTTCACCTGGTCCTTCTGTGTAG
- the LOC134527460 gene encoding uncharacterized protein LOC134527460, which yields MRNKLSARDRAFQYKKEGFYCTDNSTVMCKFCNTKVSWDRKDTIEKHLKSAKHVASLAATKEETTKLQTSVASCFNKVVKDKKSADYLGKRVTETFVKANIPLEKLNNEHMVNFMNEFIEGSGALPCVKTLREKHLPRLNMEREENIKEKVKGKHLAVCCDETTDKQGRCVFVIIFKIIEASHQVEIVVGDVHILETADAKSCSRAILDSLNKYNISYDSVLALVSDSARYMGKCFDTLTNLMSDNVVVIQCWAHKLNLILNVLGKHLPELQNATSKIKSAFLNTRKRKHLFRQFLDDKYEAGRVPLFPMPVLTRWSSWYESVAYVSDYIEAIVEFMKSDDIASVSNVGVQYLASLSQEQVLNVKVQAAFIKETAKGIVDLTKLLEGSSYPCSNILCGNLRKVEQVLQLAEAGNFGEETSLALQSCGRDVSKAQVKSALVKAASHGYTKLLALISSDPASHLYSELSVFDPAQILITEVTKDLGKKLKKMALFKDCDESQLLQGYKELQFLVKKQLGDKSDASLDLIAILLSLSVNHPEFSKGALKSVWLPCANADCERFFSKYSSVLSDQRQRLNAENVAILSEIYFEG from the exons atgcggaataaattaagtgCAAGGGATCGAGCATTTCAGTATAAGAAGGAGGGGTTTTACTGTACAGATAATAGCACggttatgtgtaagttttgcaacaCGAAAGTTTCGTGGGATCGAAAAGACacgattgaaaaacatttaaagtcggcaaaacacgtggcgtcattagcagcaacaaaagaagagactacaaaactacaaacaTCAGTTGCATCATGCTTTAATAAAGTTGTCAAAGACAAAAAATCGGCAGATTATCTTGGGAAACGTGTCACAGAAACATTTGTAAAGGCTAACATACCACTTGAGAAACTTAACAATGAACACATGGTGAACTTCATGAATGAATTTATTGAAG gatctgGCGCATTGCCTTGTGTAAAGACACTGCGAGAAAAGCACCTTCCCAGATTAAATATGGAAAGGGAAGAAAACATCAAGGAGAAGGTCAAAGGAAAGCACCTTGCGGTATGCTGCGATGAAACAACAGACAAACAAGGTCGGTGTGTTTTCGTTATAATCTTCAAGATTATAGAAGCCAGTCACCAAGTTGAAATCGTAGTAGGTGATGTCCACATTCTTGAAACAGCTGATGCAAAAAGTTGTTCAAGAGCCATTCTTGATTCTTtgaacaaatataacattagCTATGACAGTGTCCTGGCCTTAGTATCAGACTCAGCCCGATACATGGGGAAGTGTTTTGACACACTTACCAACTTGATGTCGGACAATGTTGTAGTGATTCAGTGTTGGGCGCACAAACTCAATCTGATTTTGAATGTTCTGGGAAAGCACCTTCCTGAACTTCAAAATGCCACTTCCAAAATCAAGAGTGCGTTCCTGAACACTCGAAAGAGAAAGCATCTGTTCCGGCAATTTCTGGATGATAAATATGAAGCTGGAAGGGTTCCACTGTTCCCAATGCCAGTCCTCACGAGATGGTCTTCGTGGTACGAGTCTGTAGCCTATGTATCCGACTACATAGAAGCTATTGTTGAGTTCATGAAGAGTGACGACATAGCATCAGTTAGCAATGTTGGAGTTCAGTATTTGGCAAGTTTGTCACAGGAACAGGTCCTTAATGTTAAGGTGCAGGCTGCCTTCATCAAAGAAACAGCAAAGGGAATTGTTGACTTGACGAAGTTGTTGGAAGGGTCGTCATATCCTTGTAGCAACATTTTGTGTGGTAACCTACGCAAAGTTGAGCAAGTTTTGCAGCTTGCTGAAGCAGGAAATTTTGGCGAAGAAACAAGTTTAGCACTGCAGTCGTGTGGAAGAGATGTTTCAAAAGCTCAGGTTAAATCTGCCTTAGTAAAAGCTGCATCACATGGATACACTAAGCTGCTAGCTTTAATTTCAAGTGATCCTGCAAGTCATCTTTATTCTGAACTGAGTGTTTTTGACCCTGCACAGATTTTAATTACGGAAGTAACAAAAGATCTTggtaaaaaattgaagaaaatggcATTGTTCAAGGACTGCGATGAAAGTCAATTGCTTCAAGGCTATAAAGAGCTTCAGTTCTTGGTGAAGAAACAGTTAGGAGACAAAAGTGATGCATCACTGGATTTGATTGCAATATTATTGTCTCTTTCTGTAAATCATCCAGAATTTTCTAAGGGTGCTTTGAAAAGTGTATGGTTGCCATGTGCAAATGCAGACTGCGAACGATTTTTTTCTAAGTACAGTTCTGTTCTAAGTGACCAACGACAGCGCCTTAATGCTGAAAATGTAGCTATTCTCAGTGAAATCTATTTTGAAGGTTGA